The following coding sequences lie in one Capsicum annuum cultivar UCD-10X-F1 chromosome 5, UCD10Xv1.1, whole genome shotgun sequence genomic window:
- the LOC107871796 gene encoding transcription factor BHLH089-like, whose protein sequence is MGKVKFNVVWLQVIGKALVLDEIINYVQSLQRQVEFLSMKLEEVNTRETPNIEGIPIKDLGQQTFETNAMAFGSQGTREYAGRTSPDWLYMQIGGGFERGT, encoded by the exons ATGGGAAAAGTCAAGTTTAATGTTGTTTGGTTACAGGTTATTGGAAAAGCTCTTGTCCTGGATGAGATAATCAATTATGTCCAATCATTACAACGCCAGGTTGAG TTCCTGTCAATGAAGCTTGAAGAGGTTAATACAAGAGAAACCCCAAACATAGAGGGAATTCCTATTAAAGAC TTAGGGCAGCAAACATTCGAGACAAATGCTATGGCATTTGGTTCTCAAGGTACAAGAGAATATGCTGGGAGAACGTCACCAGATTGGTTGTACATGCAGATTGGTGGTGGATTTGAAAGagggacataa